The Cutaneotrichosporon cavernicola HIS019 DNA, chromosome: 3 region TGAGAGTGATCAAGGTGGGGGCGGTGGGCGTTTGATGATGAATCGATTCTAGTGATCAAGGTGAGGTGATGATTGAATGAAAAGCAATGAGGGGTTTGGGCCCAGACTCACTTTAGTTTCTACTAAAGTCACAAGCCACACGTGCGGGTAGATTGAGGGAAGGCAAGGGCGGTGGCTGTACCCTTTGATTGTGTTTGTTGGGTTGGATCAAAGTGGATCACTGTCTTTTGCGCAGCTAATGCGCCACGGTTGGATAGTCTATCCTTTTGGATCAACCTAGGCGGTTTACGCGGGGAATGCGCCTGGAACGTGTCCTCTGTCCTCTGCCCTTGTCTGTATACACGGGGTTTGTAGACAGGGAAATTGGGAGATCCTGGCGGTAGACTCCGCAGGTGGAAATAGCCCGGGTCTGGACTGGATCGCCCTGCTTTGCCACTTGAATGGtaaggtggaggaggaagtaACTTTTCCCCTCTGTTTGCCTACCCTGTTGTGTGCTGTGTGTCCGTCTTGTTGTGCGTTTCCTCTGATCCTCTGGGCCCAGCTGTGCCTCGTATgtgtggggtggggttTTAAACTTCTCGCTTTAACCGTCTCTATCCTTCAATGACCGCGGTAGTGACTCGAGGCGTAGATAACGGTTCGAGTATTCAAACTATCCGTAGCCGTCTGTCGAGAGTCGTGTCCGATACTATTCTTGCGTACTGGAGCGTGCTAGAACGTGCGAGCGTGGGTCCGACGTGGACGTGGGGCGCGTCCAAGTGAGACTTGTGACAGGCGGTCAATTCCGCTCCGACAATACCCGGgtcggtggaggtggaggcagGGCGGATCCCGGCTCACTTTACGCGAGACGTGATGTGATGGCTTTGTCAACGAGCCAGCCAGAGAGAGTGATAGGAtggggaaggtggcgaggtcgaaTGTTATCCAAGAGAATAGAGTGACaagtcgaggaagagcaATGTCGAGGATAGGTGGTAGGAAAAAGTGTCGCGTGAGATGCGGGGGAATTTCCGAGTCACGCAAAAAGCCAATGTGAGAGTGTGGCGTTGACCGTATCAGGCGCGCTACGATGCTGCGTTCGGTTACAGTGTGGGGAGAACGATTGAATGCAACGCAATGCGATGCGATGCGATGCAGTAGAGTAAGGAGTAAGAGTATGATGCAGAGATCAGAACATTGCGGCGTGCGCAGATGGGCCAAAAACAAGCCAAGCTGCCGGGCCGTTAGGTTCAACGCCGTAGCCCGTAGCCCGATAGCCCGGGTTTCCGTGGCCGTGGTCTGGGCGCGGGTATCAGTCCAGCAGCAGCTAGCGGGGCTGCGCTCAGCTGGGCGGGGCAAAAGGGCCTGTCGGCAATGTCTCGGCGACCTATCGCCTGCTTTTTCGATTCTACAGGTTAACAGCGGGCAGGCAGGGGTGTCATGCCCATGTGTGGCCGGCCCGAAGCCCGGGCCTGGTCAAATCCCTGTCCCAAGAGTTCTGGCCTGCTGAGCCGCAGTTAATAGCAACATGTCGTCTCTTATCCCCACGCGAGATCCTTCAGGGTTAACAGTCCACTTTCCCTATCATCCAATATCCTTGCCTCTGAGGGGTACTGCGTATGCGTACTGCCTACTTCTAGATCTCGTCATCATACATCCTAATGTGCCATTAATCTCGGGAGACCCGCAAATTCATCTACTCATCTATATCACAGCGCCTTGTTATGTGGCGGGCTTCGAGTGGCAAGGGCGTTCATATACTACCCCCACGGCCACCGCCTCGTTTCATCTAGCAATAGCCATGCAATCACTCTGACATCCTCGTATCCTCCAACGGCGCCGCCGTACCCGTGCGCATTCAAGCATCTACAGAAGAATACCAGGCCGAGTGGCGACGTCGCTGTCTTTTGCCCACCATGCACGGATCGCCGTATGTCCCCCTGTGGCGTCATCCATTCCTGTCTTGTTCTTTCCCCGGatcccctcttcccccttccccacctAATCCCACCAGGATACGCCGTCGCCAGTCGTATGTATTCGAGTCGGACAAGACGTCATCCCCCCATCACATCTCGGATCGGGTCCCCTTCCGAGCGCACCGACATTTGGGTCGGTGGGGTGTCTTTGATCAGCTGATGTGGGGCCTAGTGGGGATCCCGGGTTTGTGGAGCTTAAAGGCGGGTTAGGCGGGTCGGTAGGGGAAAGTCGGAGAAACAGCCCAATCAGCCCCAGCCTGCGGGTCATCCTCGGTACCTCTGCTGAGCTGGATATACGGTGACTCGGGTGCTCATCATGCCGAGGAACTACCGACTGCCGAGGGAGGGATGAGGCATGTGATGTGGTGTGGGCCTCTGGGCGGTAAACGGGCCGTGAGTGCGGGCCTGttcctcttcttcatccATTCAAATCCTGCATGACGCCGAAACGGggggccgaggacgccgaggatgcAGAGGAGGTATCGCCAAGAAATGCGGGGGGCcgatgacgccgaggatgcAGAGGAGGTATCGCCAAGAAACGCCACATTCTGAGACCGGTGTAGTAGGCCAAGTCTTGGCCACCGAGGAACCGAAGAACCGGCTTCAGTCCGAGTACCGCAATGTGACACGCTTCTCTTTTGTTGGGGACCAAGCCGTTCAATAAGCCGCTTGGACATTAGGAAAGGAGTTTAATAGGCCCCTATTAGACATAGGTCATTGGGTGGAGCAGAGAGATAGCGCATGTCCTTGTGGCTGGAACGGAGCTTATCTGGGTGCACGTGGGAGAACTTGACGATTGGCGAGATAGAATACGCTCAAGCGCTCAGCAGCAGACGGCCAAGCGGATGCTGCGCCCCGCTTGGCAGTCTGGCCGGTTGGCGGGGCGTCTGCGTGAGATTAAAAGGCACTGCATCGCCATGGTCGTGTTCGCTTCACTCTCGCTTGTTACGCGAGCGATGATTGCTGCGAGCGGGGATTGCGTGACGTTTGTCGAAACCAGCCTTGATTGAACTTCAAAACCACTCGAGGCTCTAAGCTCAGTAGTGACAGACGCGTCAGCGTGGTCCATTACGTGAGGGCATGAGGGGCAGTGCATCGCCATGCAATGTTGGCCTCACCCTCATTTATAACTGCGAGCGCTGATTGTCATGACGTTGATGATCGGGACCTCGCTGGTGGTCTGCAACGGCCCGTCCAACTGCTTGCAGGGCTTGCTCATAACTGCTTACGAGGCGACACGAGGAACGATTTATGATTCTAAACCAACTGCGCGCACGTTCCCGTGCGGGACACATGGACACATGCATATGGACATGGCAACTTGTCATGTGCCTGTGTCCATGTGTGCAAGTTGCCAAGTGAGACTATCGCTCGGGTTGCGACGCGACAGCGCGGCGATGGATCCACGCGTCACGCGTACCAacaccaacctcctccccgccttGCCGTATTCCGGGCCTGGACCACCACAGATGTCCAAAGCTCCTAACCTAAAACAAGACACAAGACACGCATGTCGCATGGTCATCTACAACCCGAGTTATACTCGGCCCCCTAGCAAGGGCATCTATAAACTACTGTCGCGCATGATATCGATTATGGCCCACATGTACTTTCGCCTCTACAGCTACGCGCCTACGCACGTGCACGCTTACGCGATTTAAAGCCAGACGACCCTCTGTCGCGCTTCATTCCTCCAGGCCCAAATAGCATGccacgccgcgccggcatctcctcctcctcctcctcctcctcatcactgTCGTCAACCAGGTCAGCCTGCagatcgtcgtcgtcgccgatcGGCCCCTGGTCCACGTCCATCGACTGGAAGCCCGCGAGGGTGCGATGCGTTCGTGGTGGCgtctcgggctcgggctgCGTCGCGGGTGCGACGGGTATCGCAGGCGTTGGGAACAGCAGACGAGGTTTCGGGCAGGGATGTGGGTCAAAGTCCGGGTGTGTCGGGTCGAGTTGAGATGGTGCATACTCCGTTTCGGGAGGGAAGAACGGGTTGGCGAACACCTTCTTGGATCCGCGGCTGTCGTTAGCTTTTGCTTCTCTAGAGTGGCACGGCAACTCACAAAACATAGGTGACATGCGGGCTGTCTTCCCGAGTCGGGTTTGCGCGCACCACCTCTCCCGGCTTCGCGATGAATGGGTTATCCTCGTCCATCATCGCCTGTCGCCGTGCGGCCGCGGTTAACGCTTCCGAAGTGCGGTCGAGCCCAACAGGGACGCGAGGGCGTCTCCGAGGGTGCGGTGACAGGGAACGCTCCTCGCTCGGGCGCAATGCCTGAGGAACATAGGACGTCTCAGTTCCAGGCGTAGGCGGGACAGGCCGAGACTGGGAAGACGACCAGGAAAGGAACGGGTTGGCcgtgcgcgagctggacggCTGCACAAGGAAAGGGTTTTCATGGTGGTCGACAGTCACCTTGTCGACAGGCCCGTGCGAGCTGCGCATCACTCCGCCCATTCCCACGCCAACACCAAGCCTTGCGCCAAACTTGATATCAGACGTCCCATCCGCCTGCGTTAGCCCCATCTGCTGCGCAAACATCAGTCCGGGCCGTCTCCGTGGCGGCACCCGCTCAGCAGGCTCAGAAGGCTCAGCGGCCGACTGTGCAAAGAAGAACTGGGTGTGCCCTGTTGGTGACGCGGGATCCTCGGTGCTGGGGGATCCGCGCTTGCGTGGAAGAGTCTGGGGCGTGGGAAGGTGGATGCCAGAGTGATCAGACGGTGCGAGGGTGTCTGTCCGGCGACGCTGGGTCACGGGCGTCGGTAAGTGGAGCTGCGGCTTTTCGGGCGTGGGCATACTGTGGGAAACGTGAGCTTCAACTTGCAGCGGGAGGTGAGCGACGACGTACGCTGACATGACGTCGACTCCTCGtccacggcggcggcgctcggcgctgcGCGGAGGGTcgatggagatggacggCATGTTGGGTGACTCCATCTTGACGCGGTCACTGATGATGGGTGATGAGGACAAGGGGTacttgacgacgaggagagcaaTGAATGAGCAATGGTTATGTGCAAGTGAAAGGCCAACTGGGTGTGGTTAGGACTGGCGAACAAAGGATGCGAGTGAGCGCGAGGGGTGCCAGAAGTGATGACCGCCGTCGGGGGCGTCGTTGGCGTTGTCGTGTGGGAAACAATGGGGCGAGGGGCGGTGTGAAGGATGCGTGTCGCTGTTCACGCGTTGATTGTGGAGATGAGGAGTGTAGAGTgtgcgaggatgaggatgaggataaggatgaggatgatgggAAGGGTGATGAGGTATCGTCCCGCGATGCCGAGTAGAAAGCAAAGAGTGATGTCGAGAGTCCCTACCGGAGGGGCCTCTACTTTGGATGTTTGTTGTtgcggaggtggaggagggaggggagacgGGTAAGGGgggtggagaggggggaagTGATAAGATGTGATGCGTGTGTTGGATGAGAAACAGGATGTTTTGTGTTCGACTCTCAACGTTGACTATGGTTTGCGTGTGTTTGCAAAAGGGAAACAAGATGACAGTTGAAGGGAAAAGCTAGACGCGACCCCCATGGCCCAATGGGCCCATGCATGACCCCACTCCCAACTACCTTGCCACTCTCTTTGCAAGATGGCTGAATACTTAAATTCTATTGGATACGTCATACGCTACATAAGAGCTACATTACTCTTTGCTGTAAAGCACGTGGCAGATACCAAAGCAAGGACTAACCTGATTAGGATTATTTGTGGCGCACAACTGTGGTATTAGGATACCCCAAAGTAGCGCAAAGGCAGAGGCATCAGGGTATGTAAGAAGGCGTACCACACAGTGGCTGGTCAGTTAAGACAAGCCACATTAGCGCAGAGGACGCGAACGTGAGTAAGAATTTCAGGGTATCCCTCAGGAACACAAGGACGCGTTTGTACCCAATTATACCCAACGAACGGGACATGGTCCCGGTTTGACCATTAGAGTAATGACTTGGATGACTGAGGCCTTTACATTTTGGTACAACTCCTTGAacctcatccccacccTTGAGTTTCCCTGTAGACGCAATGGCCATTGGTGCAATGGACGAGCCACTCCCCCTTTGGTATGACCCTATGTGTGTCGCGTCCAGTAGGCTCTCATGCCCCGATTATCCTGAATATGTGGCTGAACTGGCGCTAGTAAGGGAAGACATGACTATCAGGATACAGGATACAAACAAGGCATACGAGCAGTACAAGGTAGAAGACCCACCACTTGTAAATAGCACTCTGGTACTCTGGTCAACTCGTCACCATGAGAAAAGAACCCAGTATTCATTGCACCCCCAGGGGTTTAGGTCGGGTTGCAACAGGGATGCTCACAGCGCAACAGGTGACCACAAAGCACAGGTTGTAAATAGAAGAGGAGCAACGATGCTTCAGGCTCCCATAATCGTCGCTGAGGTGAGGCACACCTATGGCCCATGGCCGGCTTGGCCCAGGAGCCCAGTCCATGTGTTGCTCCGTGTCCCAACGTGCCATGAGGCCGTCCGAGCCCCTTGCGCCCCGTGCACCTGTTGGCTAATGTGAAGATGAACAGTAGATCAGTAAAGCCTTTTTGTGTAACTTCAATACCCTCATACCATCTCTCAAACGCACACTCCTCCTTTCTAATCACaacctccccccctccccccttccttcctccttaCCAAGGCCTGGTGCCACTTGGTCCCCACACGCACAGAccttctcttctcttcacatctccatcttcctccctcctcctctaACATCCTTATAACGATCCATCTGTGCGTGGCAGGCcacccaccctcctcctacTTTTGCTACACCCTCGTTCGACAACCCGTCTGTGACGGTAACAACactcgacaagctcgacatTCATTTACAGGTTTTGCGTGCTGGACACTTGAAGCCTTAGCCTTGACTCGACTCGACAACACCCATCACGACACTACACCCACGCCGAATCGACAGAACGAACACCCCGACATAATGCGCCTCACTTTccttctcatcctcctAGCGGCTGCCGTTTCAGCTTTGCCGACCCGCTTTGACATGAGCGGCGTTGATCGCCGCAGTATCCTGCTTTCCGCTCCTCCGGCTGCCCGGGCCGACCACGCTGCCCTTGTGTCTGACCACGTCCATGGTCGCCGGGCTGGTCAGGGGTTTGGCCACCGCTCCGGCTTACGCAAGGTGCGTCGCTTGAAGAGCAAGCGTGCTCGCAAGTGCCAGCCtcgcacctcctcgtctACGACTACACCGACTCCCACTAGCGGCGACTGGACGCAGACCTGGTCCAAGCCTGACAACAATTCGACATCGGGCCACGGCTCATCGTCAAGTTGGTCCGACCACCCGGGCGTCGATGGCAGCTCGTCTGATAACTGGTCATCTTCGGCTACCACGACTTTCACCACCGAGCACGGCaggccgtcgccctcgtccagcGAGGAgtcctcgaccgcgtcccATTCTTCTTCGCAGTCCTCCTGGGGCAATGAAGAGACCTCTACATCGTCGTCTACCTGGGCCACCGAGTCTGCCACCTCTTCAGAGTCCGCAACAGAGTCCAGCTGGGACAGCCAGTCCGCATCATCAACTTCCAGCTCGGAGCAGCCCAAGCCCACTGACGGTGGCCAGAGCaacggcgagctcgaccacATGCTTTTCCCTAACGGTCGCGGCAAGGCGTTCTGGACCACCAGCTCTGGCGGTCTTTCCTGTGAGTCCCTCCCCACGAGTTTCACTCACACCCaagtcgaggaggctctcctccctctccagTTCGGCTCGCTCCCCAACGTCGGCACTGCCCCAGACGGTGCCGTAGCTTTCCAGCAGGTCTACCCTGGCGGTCAGTACGGCAAGGGTTACTCGTTCTACTGCGGTGGTGACAAGAACGGTGTCAACGTTGAGGGCACTCGCGAGATCACCTTTGCCTACTCGGTCTACTTTGCCGACGGCTTCGCATGGACCAAGGGCGGAAAGCTTCCAGGCATCTACGGTGGCACGTCActcgacgcggccaagaCGTGTTCGGGCGGCCGTTCTGAGGGCCGCGACGAATGCTTCTCTGCACGTGTCATGTGGCGCGCcaacggcgacggcgagctctACAACTACTTCCCTCCAGACGCCAAGAACGACTACTGCAACTTCCCCCCCAAGTCGGTGTGCAACCCCAGCTTTGGTGACTCGatcggccgcggcgcgtTCCAGTTCAAGGCTGGCCAGTGGAACACTATCTCGCAGCGCCTCAGGCTCAACGACCCCGGACAAAAGAACGGCGAGCAGGAGCTGTTCATCAACGGCCAGAGCGtcatcaagctcaacaATGTCATGATCACGTCCAACCCCAACGCCAAGCTCTACGGTATCATGGCGCAGACGTtcttcggcggcggctcgtCGGACTTTGCCCCACCCAGCGACCAGACGGCCTGGTTCAAGGACTGGTCTCTCTCCATGTCCTAACCCCAAATCTCAACCCTACCCGACGCGCGTCGCTGGTCGACGCGCGTAACTCATCTGCTCTTATCTTTCTAGGGCCTGGCGCCCTATAGCGTGGACCGTGCAGGCACTCCACGCCCTACATGTAACAAGGTTTGTCGTTGGTCACCCCCCATCCCACCTGCCTGTGCTCCATAGCCAAATGCATTACGTGTAGCGCGCAATGGGGCCACGCCTTCATGTCTCCGTGCTATCTCTAGCGGACGCGCCCACCAACATGAGTTCCTGCAGGATTGCAGGACAAACACTCGTTCCTGTTGCCGACTGTGATGTGCCATTCGAGTCCTAAGAATCCGAGCTAGGAATAGAAGCCTCGGCCTCTTTTAGCATCCGTATATAAGGAACAGAGCACGGAAGGGCACGGAAAGCGTGGTTGGGTTCCAGGCCCGGTTCTGCCCGCATGTACACTTGAGTCATCAGTGAGGCGCGTCTCGTCTCGTCTGGTCTCGTCTGGTCTAGTGAACGGTGAAGGCGAAGGGGACCCTATCCATACATCCCCTCATCTCCGCGTTCCAGCCACGCACCCGTCCAGCCGCGGTATGTGATGGCCACCTGCCCAGACGCGGGAGCTCTGAAGCCGGCGGTTTCCGGTTAACACACAGTCTAGCAGGTTGTAAACAAAGGAACATTACTCTTGTCTCTGCATCAGATTGTTCTCGTGCCCCGTCCCCGTTCAGACGCGATCCGCGGAATGCGTCATCGCGTCTTGATCGATCACTGCGAGTCAGGATCGCCAGCCTCATTGTTCCCGCCATCGCCAGACTAGTTGCATTCTTCGTGCTCCAATCCCACCCAACACTTACCTCCCATTCCTCAActcacccacacccacacccacacccacacccacacccacacccaaaccacccccctcccgccctctcccccaTCCCGGATATCAGATGCAATGCATAGCGGTGTGGTGGTGCCTATACGGCGGATATGTGGGTAGGGTCCCCTCTCTATGGGTCCGTAATCGGTTTTACGCTCGTGCGTTTGGGCTATCGTCTGATTCGTCTCAGATGAACAAGGGCGGGGTGGGTGCTGGCCTCATCTACAAGTGGCCGGCATCTACTTGACACGGTCAATAACCTTGACCGTAAGTCCCaccagcgcgtcgcgcgccggGCTAGGCGGTAAAAGCTCGACCAGccggcgcgcctcggccgcaaAATCGCCGGCAAGGGCTGCCGTCCGCTCCATCCCCCTGCTgcggttgacgaggtcgagcgcgatcTCCGTGTCGCCTTCTCCCTCAAACTTGCGCGCAATGAGCGGCCCAAGCTCCGGGTACTCCTCCCACGCAAAGAGGGCTGGTGCCGTCGCAAGACCAAGACGCATGTCCGCTCCAGAACCGGGCTTGCCCAGGTCCACGTCTGACGGCTTGTAGTCAAGCATGTCGTCCacgagctggtgtcagttgGTACTCGGGTCGAAGCGATCGGAGCCGAGGGGTGCCGTTATGTAGTGGCCGAAACAAGTCGCCGAAGCTTAAAGGCCAGTAACAGTGCGGTGCACACTGCCCACACGCTGCTAGCACGCCGTCTTTGTCTTTGCGCCACTTGGTCCACTCGCGAGTCACCCGAAACTCACCTGGAATGCAATGCCAAGGTTGCGCCCGTATCCGTATGCGACGTCTTTTAGCCACGCTGCCTCGGTGCTATCGCACCCGCCGAGAATGACGGCCGCACGTGCACTCTTAGCCATCAGACTCGCCGTCTTGAGATATGTCTTGCGCATGTACTCCTCAAAGCCCTGGACTGTGGGCTCCTTTGCTGGGTCGGCAGTAGCGCGTAGCTGAAGaacctcgccctcgacgaggttggcaaTGACGGTCGCGAGGAGttcgacgacctcgcgaCTCCCAAgacgggcgagggcgaccgATGCGCGCCCAAGCAAAAAGTCGCCAGACAGGATAGACAGCTTGTTGCCGAATGCTGATGGTGCGCTCTTCTCTCCACGCCggaggtcggcgtggtCGATAACGTCGTCGTGAAGCAGCGACGCGACGTGAATCATCTCAACGATGCTCGCCAACCGCCTTTGGGTCGGCAGAATCGTTGCCGCGAGGCCGTCGGTCGCTCCGCCCGTGCTGAGGAGAGACGCCGAGGGGCTCGGCGTGATAGCTGGTGATGGTGGCCTAGCACCAACAGGGGGTATCCTAAACGGCGATGCGAATGTTTGGGCGCCCTTGGGCTCTGGACCCATACTCTCGGGGTTCCAGTCGTTGAGTACACCGCCCTCGCTCGTGAGAGCGTCGTCGATCCCACCGCTCCCCGAACGTAactgctcctcggcctcggctgcGACACCTCCCCATCCCTCTCCGATCCCGTTCGTAGCCTGCGCCATGAGCAGCACAAGCAGTGGGCGGAGGTGTTTTCCCTCAGCGTTGAAATAGTATTTagcgacggcgtcgagggccgGATGGCTCGACCCGAGCATGTGGAACAGCGAGCCCTTGAGCGCCCCAATCTCCGTCTTGATCACCGCTAGCGGGTCCAAGCGGTCATCGGCCTGCCGTGGTGGAGGCGCCTTGGCAAGGACCGAGTGCGCATGCTCGGTTGCGGCCGCCCAGGCGCTTGTTGCGGTTGCGGCCGAAGCCGGGCGTGGCACCGAGCTGTGTGCGCCCCGAACACTCCGCAGCGAAAGAGTTGGCGCCGCCGTACGGCGGTACGCGGATTTGGCGGCCCGGGAGAGCATGGCCTGTGGGTTTTGTTTTGTGGTGGtgtggggtgggaggagtgCGATGGGGCGTTGGCCGGGTTGGCCTCGAAGAAAAAGTCGGCGCAACGGGTTGGGTGACCATCCTCCAGTCTCCTCCTGGCTGCTCCTCCctcaccccagccccaggGTGTTCACTCGAGATTGCATTTTGATACGGGCAACCGCGGACTTGCAAGGCTTTAAATTTTAATCACACGTATTCTTCCATGCTGAATTAACAGCTTGAACCGCCTCCACCCGCCACCCAAAAGTTGATCATCAAGTTAAGAGTAGGAGAAGCAAGTCTCCGTTATACCGAGCTGCAGTTAGCCAACATGGGAAAGAGTGAGCTCGTGGATTCGGACAGAGAGAACTGACTTGCAGTCAAGTCGGCAGCCGAGGGCGACAAGCCCAAGACGAAGCGCGAGCCGTCTCGGAGGGAGTCttcatcgccatcgcctTCCGATTCCGACTATTCGTCCGACTCGTCTGATGACACGGtcgaagacgaggacggcgaggagctgacGCCCGCAATGGATGCCGCGATCCTCCGTACTCTCGCCAAGATCCGCAAAAAGGACGGCGTGTACGGCACGGACAAGATCCTCGAAACTGAGCTGGCGACGGCTCAAGCCGCAGCTGGCGAGCGGGGTCTAGGCGCACGTGCAGCACAAAAGGCCGAGAAGCCGTTCCTGCTCAAGGACTTGCACCGGCAGAACTTgcttgacggcgtcgatTCCGATaacgaggacgaagagcAACTCACCAATGTTCAGATGTCGCGGCGGGCCGCTGCCGATGCACGCGCAGCCTTTGCTGCGTTCGGTGACGACTCGGATGACGAAGAGGTCCTCAtcaagcgcgagaagggtgacggcgaggacgagaccgAAGATGCGGCGTACCGCCAGTTCCTGCTCGAGatgggcggtggcgaggctgaggtgcgcgcggcgctcggGATGGCGGATGCGCCAACGACCGACTTTCGCGAgtacgaggaggagacgcccaagaagatgaagaaggagaaggagatgagcgagg contains the following coding sequences:
- a CDS encoding uncharacterized protein (Alginate lyase), with translation MRLTFLLILLAAAVSALPTRFDMSGVDRRSILLSAPPAARADHAALVSDHVHGRRAGQGFGHRSGLRKVRRLKSKRARKCQPRTSSSTTTPTPTSGDWTQTWSKPDNNSTSGHGSSSSWSDHPGVDGSSSDNWSSSATTTFTTEHGRPSPSSSEESSTASHSSSQSSWGNEETSTSSSTWATESATSSESATESSWDSQSASSTSSSEQPKPTDGGQSNGELDHMLFPNGRGKAFWTTSSGGLSFEEALLPLQFGSLPNVGTAPDGAVAFQQVYPGGQYGKGYSFYCGGDKNGVNVEGTREITFAYSVYFADGFAWTKGGKLPGIYGGTSLDAAKTCSGGRSEGRDECFSARVMWRANGDGELYNYFPPDAKNDYCNFPPKSVCNPSFGDSIGRGAFQFKAGQWNTISQRLRLNDPGQKNGEQELFINGQSVIKLNNVMITSNPNAKLYGIMAQTFFGGGSSDFAPPSDQTAWFKDWSLSMS
- the COQ1 gene encoding uncharacterized protein (Belongs to the FPP GGPP synthase family) — its product is MLSRAAKSAYRRTAAPTLSLRSVRGAHSSVPRPASAATATSAWAAATEHAHSVLAKAPPPRQADDRLDPLAVIKTEIGALKGSLFHMLGSSHPALDAVAKYYFNAEGKHLRPLLVLLMAQATNGIGEGWGGVAAEAEEQLRSGSGGIDDALTSEGGVLNDWNPESMGPEPKGAQTFASPFRIPPVGARPPSPAITPSPSASLLSTGGATDGLAATILPTQRRLASIVEMIHVASLLHDDVIDHADLRRGEKSAPSAFGNKLSILSGDFLLGRASVALARLGSREVVELLATVIANLVEGEVLQLRATADPAKEPTVQGFEEYMRKTYLKTASLMAKSARAAVILGGCDSTEAAWLKDVAYGYGRNLGIAFQLVDDMLDYKPSDVDLGKPGSGADMRLGLATAPALFAWEEYPELGPLIARKFEGEGDTEIALDLVNRSRGMERTAALAGDFAAEARRLVELLPPSPARDALVGLTVKVIDRVK